A segment of the Fimbriimonadaceae bacterium genome:
CCGAGATCGCCGAGCGCATCCGCGAGAGCAAAGACCACGGCGAGTTCAGCGAAGACAACAACGAGCTGGACGAGGTCAAGGTCGAACAGGCGATCGTCGAGTCGCGGATCTCCGAGCTGAAGACGATCCTTTCTGGTGCCGCCGTGCTCAGCGACGACGACATCTCCACCGACCAGGTCGGGTTGGGGTCACTTGTCACCGTGACCGACGACGAGCGCGGCTTTAGCTTCGACGTCCGCATCGTCGCCAGCGTCGAGGCGAACGCCGACCTCGACCTGATCTCCGAAGAGTCGCCGATGGGCCAGGCCCTTACCGGCGCCAAGCCCGGCGAAACGGTTTCCTTCGAAGCGCCGGCAGGCCTGATCAAATACAAGATCGACGCCATCAAGAAGTGACCGTCAGGGCCCACAAGGGCACTTGATTTCTTGTCGTCCGGTGGTATCCTCGGACATCCCCCCAAAGGCACGGAGCGGAAAAAAGTGTTTGTCCCCTTGGGACGATCTTCCGTGAACTAACCATGGACGAAAGCAAAAAAGTAGGCAGCCTGCCGTTGCCGTCATCAAAGAAGGGTCTCCGCGGGTTCTTCCGGGACGTCAAGCTGGAGATGAAGCATGTCACTTGGCCGACTCCCAAGGAAGGCGGCCGGTTGACCTGGATCGTGCTGGGCGTCTGCGCCCTCGTCACGATCATGCTCACCGTCTTCTCGTACGCCATCGAGATCCTGATCAAGTTGCTGATCACCGGGGGCAAGTGAAGCTGACGCCATGGCACGATCCTGGTACGCCGTCCACACCATTTCTGGGCACGAAAACAAAGTCCGCGATTTGCTGACCCGTCGGGCCCAGGTCGAAGGCTTTTGGAACTTCGACCTCTTTGACATCTTGATCCCGACCGAACAGGAGGCCGCCAACCGCGCCGGCAAGCGCGTGACCCGCGAGCGCAAGGTCTTCCCCGGCTACATCCTCGTCCAGATGAATTTGAACGACGAGACGTTCAAACTCGTCAAGGGCACGTCCGGGGTGACCGGGTTTGTCAGCAGCGGCAACAAGCCGGTGCCGATGGAGGACTATGAGGTCAGCCGTATCCTCCACAACCTGGAAAGGTCAAAGGAAGTCCCCAAGGTGGCCTTCGACAAGGGCGACATCATCCGTGTCATCGACGGCCCGTTCCTCGACTACACGGGCCGCGTGGAAGAAGTCAATTCCGAAAAGGAAAAGCTCAAGGCGATGATCTCTATCTTCGGCCGCGACACGCCTGTCGAGTTGGAGTTCAATCAAGTCCAGAAGGACTGACCCTGCCGCCCCCTTGGCCCCGGCCAAGGGGGCTTGCCTTTTTCAATCTAACGAATTTTGTGCATGAAAAAGGCATTTGACCCTCGTTTGAGGCGAAACCGCCCTCGCCGGCGTACCTAGTCTTGTCATTGGGGGCGTCTACCGCACAGGTAGGATCAACCCCCAAGGAAGGAACCAACAGAGTGTTTTGGATAACCGTACTGGCCATCGCCCTTTTCGGCGTCGTTTTTGGAAGTCTGATCGAGGGCCTGTTCCACCAGTTCATCCTTCACACTCCGCAGCGGAAGTTGATGGGAGGGCGGCTGTACGAGGCGTTTGACAAGCACGCCCTGCAGCACCATCCTGAGTACCGGGAAGACGACTACCACAAAGTCCCCGACCACCACGAGAACCCCATCAGCCTGGGCCCCCTCATGTGGCCCGCGACGATGCTCTTCACGTCACCGGTGACCATCGCCCTTTGGCTGTGGCTCGGCCCCGTGGCCCTCACCTTCCCCATCACCCTCACCGCGTACTACGTGATGTACGAGTTCCTGCACTGGCATATGCACTTCCCGAAGTCGGACGGCACGCCGCGCTGGTATCACCGGTATCCACCCACCAAGAACCTTTTTGACTGGTTTGACAAGCGGCACTACGCCCACCACATGATCGACGACTTGAACTTCAACGTCGTCCTCCCGGTCTACGACCTCATGATCGGTCACTACACCACCGACCACACCAAGCTCCCCTGGGGAATCCGCCGGCGCAAGGCCAAGGCCAAGGCCAAGAGCGAGAGGTTGCGGCAGGAGTACGCCGCCAAGATCGGCAAAGAGTAGTCAAGGCCACGCCGCCGAACGAGTCGCCACCCCGAGAAGTCGGGGCGGCGATTGCTTTGTGACTTAAGCGTTCTCAAGCATCAAGACTTGGTCGTCTTCGGACTCCATCG
Coding sequences within it:
- a CDS encoding transcription elongation factor GreA, with the protein product MDELEIEQSEPVLLTQEGMDRLKAELQRLTIVKRAEIAERIRESKDHGEFSEDNNELDEVKVEQAIVESRISELKTILSGAAVLSDDDISTDQVGLGSLVTVTDDERGFSFDVRIVASVEANADLDLISEESPMGQALTGAKPGETVSFEAPAGLIKYKIDAIKK
- the secE gene encoding preprotein translocase subunit SecE; the encoded protein is MDESKKVGSLPLPSSKKGLRGFFRDVKLEMKHVTWPTPKEGGRLTWIVLGVCALVTIMLTVFSYAIEILIKLLITGGK
- the nusG gene encoding transcription termination/antitermination factor NusG; translation: MARSWYAVHTISGHENKVRDLLTRRAQVEGFWNFDLFDILIPTEQEAANRAGKRVTRERKVFPGYILVQMNLNDETFKLVKGTSGVTGFVSSGNKPVPMEDYEVSRILHNLERSKEVPKVAFDKGDIIRVIDGPFLDYTGRVEEVNSEKEKLKAMISIFGRDTPVELEFNQVQKD